The Pseudoalteromonas tunicata genome segment CTTAATTAAGAAGGTACAGATAGATGGCACATAAAAAGGCAGCTGGTAGTACTCGTAACGGTCGCGATTCAGAAAGTAAACGTCTAGGCGTTAAACGTTTTGGTGGCGAGTCAGTATTAGCGGGTAGCATCATTGTTCGTCAACGTGGAACTAAATTCCACGCTGGTGCAAACGTAGGTATCGGTAAAGACCACACAATTTTTGCAAAAGCTGACGGTAAAGTTCAGTTTGAGCATAAAGGTCCGTTAAACCGTCAATACGTTAACATCGTAGCTGAGTAATCAGTAAGGTGTTTTGAAAAACCTCGCTAAGGCGGGGTTTTTTGTTTTTAATATTTATTTTTATTTAACTTAACTTCCTAAATTACCAGTCATCTAGCTGCTCGCATTCGGTTCACTCGTTTTTTACATTGACGATGCATGAATTATACATGCGACACTTAAACTGTTTGGTTTGTAAATTGAATCGGTATCTTGAACTGCAAGATTAAGATTTGATGTGAAATGATTGTACTGAATTTTCTATTCAGAGTGTTGATTGCTATTATGTTATAGAAAGCTAATACGCAACGATTTATAATTGTTATAAGTTAAAAAACTCAAGTTATCCTGTAAGCGAGAAACCATGAAATTTGTTGATGAAGTGGAAGTCCGAGCCGAAGCCGGTGATGGTGGTAGCGGAGCCGTTTCTTTCCGTAGAGAAAAATTCATTCCTGAAGGTGGTCCTGATGGTGGTGATGGTGGTGATGGCGGCAGTGTATATTTTGAAGCTGACGAAAATCTCAATACCTTAATCGACTATCAATTTGAACGTTTTCATCGTGCAGAGCGCGGTACGAACGGCCGAGGTGCTAAGTGTACCGGTAAAAAAGGCGATGATTTAGTTTTAAAAGTACCTGTAGGAACTCGAGTTTCTGATGTTGAAACTGCTGAATCTATGGGCGATTTAACTCGCCATGGCCAGCGTTTGCTAGTAGCAAAAGGTGGTTTTCACGGTTTAGGTAATACACGTTTTAAATCAAGTACGAACCGTGCTCCAAGGCAAAAAACCTTAGGAACTAAAGGTGAGATCCGTAACTTACGTCTAGAGCTATTATTATTAGCTGATGTAGGTTTATTAGGTATGCCAAATGCGGGGAAATCAACTTTTATTCGTAGTGTTTCAGCCGCTAAACCTAAAGTCGCTGATTATCCATTTACAACATTAGTGCCAAACCTAGGTGTGGTTCGCCCTGATGTGAATAAATCATTTGTAATTGCTGATATTCCCGGTTTAATCGAAGGTGCAGCAGATGGTGCAGGCTTAGGGATACGTTTCCTTAAGCATTTAGAGCGTTGTCGTGTATTGCTACACATAATCGACATCATGCCTGCTGATGGCTCAGATCCCGTTGAAAACGCTAATGCGATTGTTGGGGAGCTTGAGCGCTATAGTCCTGAACTTGCTTCTAAACCGCGTTGGATCGTATTTAATAAAATTGATTTACTACCTGCAGATGAAGTTGATACTTTATGTAGCGAAATCGCTGCTGCATTAGATGTTCAAGAGAATATTTTTAAAATATCAGCAGTAAGTAAGCTAAATACAAAAGAATTATGTTTTAATGTAATGGATCTGCTTGATTCTATGCCTAAAGACAAATTTGAAAGTGAAGTCCAAAAAGAAGTTGAATTCAAATGGGATACTTATCATCAAGAAGTCATTCTTGATGAGCTCGATGATGATGATGATGATTGGGACGAAGATGATTACGATGTTGAAGTCGTATATCAAAGATAAAAAAGGCGCTTAGCGCCTTTTTTATTATTGTTTAATTAATGAAAAAGTATTAGGTGTTTTTGTGATAATTTCAATGATTGCTGCGATGGCAAATAACCGTATTATCGGACAAAATAATCAAATGCCATGGCATTTACCAGCTGATTTACAGCATTTTAAAAAAGTCACTTTAGGCAAACCAGTTGTAATGGGAAGAAAGACGTTTGAATCAATTGGACGGCCTCTTCCTGGGCGTAAAAACATTGTTATTTCGCGTAATACTGAGTTTTATGCCGAAGGTATTTTTGTAGTGTCAACACCTGAAGAAGCTATTGAAATTGCTGGTGAAATTGATGAGCTGATGATCATTGGTGGCGGTCATATTTATGATGTTTTTTTACCACGGTGCCAGCGATTATACTTAACGTTCATTGAGCTTGAAACGGACGGTGATACTCAATTCCCTGACTACGAAAAAGTAGGTCCTTGGCAAGTCATTTCGAGTGAAAAACACCAAAGTGACAAATCTAATCCTTATGACTATACTTTTGTAACTTATACTAAATAATCATTAGCTTATTGCATGGTTTTTAGCATTCTGATAGAATTTTTATACTCTAACTAAGTAAAAAGTATTAAAAGGAAGGCATGCGTCATGAAAGTAACAACCATCATTTTATTCGGGGCTGTAGTAAGTAGCGCAGTTTTTATGTCAACATCAGTGCGTGCTGAAGATGAATTAGTTGCCAGTATTTGTGATTACGTTGCAGCAGATGACAAAAACCGCCTTCGTAAAAAGCTAGATGATAGCCGCTTAAAATTACGTAATGTCTACGATGATATTTTGTGTGGTGGTAATACATTATTACGTCATGCGATGAGCAATAATGCTTCGAACGCTGGTGAGTTCATTGTAAAGCAATTACCTAAGCAAAAGCTTGTTGATAGTGGTGATTTTGATTGGGCCAATGCAAACGGCCATGGTGGCTCTGCAATAGCAGCTGCGATTAAAGAGCGCGCAGGTTTATAAAACCAAAAAAATTAAAATAATAAAGGTCTGCTAAGCGATAGCAGACCTTTATTATTGTTGAGTCATTAGAATTGAAGAATAAATGACGTTTAGGATTTTTAGCTTTAAATTACTTAATAATTAACCTCATGACTGGATAATAAATCCATCCCAGGCTGCAATTTTCAACGCTATCAGTGTTGAAGTAACTAGCATAGACCTACAATAGACGTCCCAATCGACATTGTTACCCTTGAAAATATCTGGCTAGAGATGAAAAATTTAGATATTTACTTTTAATTAGATATGTTGGTAAATTTCTTATCTAGAACAGAGGTTTAGTAACCGCTTTTTTATGATTTAAAAACAGTTTCTTATCTCTACATCTTTAAGATTAAGCTAAAGATATTTTAGCGATAAAAAATGCGACCTAGGCCGCATTTGATAGGAAGTATCTATTTGTTTAAAAAGCGTATTTTGCTGAAAATTGTAGACGATTTAAATCACCATCTGCACCACTTTCAACTTCGCGGTTTGCATGGCGGTATTCAACACCAAAAGTAAGCTTTTTCTCTGGTGAATAAAGTAAATTTGCACTGTAGCTGGTACTTGATTTGGTTGGGCTACCGTAGACGGCTGCTAAATCACGGTTGTTGTCTGCTTTTAAGAATGAATAAACAAACGTTGAGCGTACTTTATTGCTCCAATGATGTTGGTATCCTACAAAACCTGATGTTGAGTCAATAGCATCAAGATCATTCCCATCTAATACTGCGCCATTAGCTGCATTTAAACCAACGTAGCGGCCAAGCCCTGTACCTTGTGTTAGCATAAATTTAAGGTTGTTTTTACCCAAGTTGATTTTACCCGAGACGCTTACACCATAAGATGTTTCAGTCGCATTAATATCAGCTTTATTATATTTTAACTGGCGAGCAAGGCCGGCAACAACAAGCTGACCCCAATCTGCGTTGTGAGTATAACGGGCTGATAAATCAGGTATGCTTGCATCATCTGTTTCAATACGAGCGCCATTTACGGTGACGGTACTTTCAGGATTTTCAGCAGAAAAAGACCAATTACCTGTAGTGTATTTCACCATTGTTTGGCGGCTAAAAACCGTACCTTCTGTTGGTCCAACAAAATCAAGCGTTTCCGGTAAAGCACCGACGTTTTGAAAGTTTGACCATGCTTGACCAAATAACCAACCATCATAGGTAACATAAGCTTGTCTTAAGCGTGGTACATATGAATTTGAAATTCGCTCGTCGCCACCGGCGGTGACCATAAAATCAAGTTCGATTTTAGTTTTGATACTTTTGCCACTATCTAGTTTTGTGTCGGTATCGAAGAAGAAACGTGATTGTCTGGCATGCATATCAAAAACTGCATCGTTATTTTTTGCATCAGGACCGACAGGTGTGGTCACTGGAACATAAAAATCACGGCCAATGCTACCACCAGAAATTGTGCCTGCTGAGAAGTCGCTCCACATGGCATCTAATTTAACATAGCCACCATAAGTCACATTTGTTGTATCTAAACTTGCTGCTTGAGCACCAAAACTGAGTGCGCTAAGAACTGCGATTGTGCTTAATTTTTTTGTTAATGTAATTGTTTTCATCACTGTTTCCCATTTGAACGTGCTGACTTAATGTTGTTTATGAATAGAATTTGCTCAATTACCTTTTGGTCTATACGACTAAGGTGTTAGTTGTAACTTTTATGTTACTAAGAGCTCTGTTTTAAGCCTATTTAACCGGATGATATCTATATATCGAACCTTTGCGGGGGGAGCAAATTCTACGTATTTATTGGTTTAAAATAGCTGTTTAGTGGTCTTGTTGAATTCAGTTATGTAAATTAACCAAAAAATAAGCGTTAATGGTTTGATCTTAAACAATTGAGTTCCCTATTTATACTAAGGTCTAATGTTTAATGAGAGGTAGCTGAGTAATTCTTATCTATATATGCTCAAGGCACGATTATTTAGGAGACTGTTATGTCACAAAGTGTTTATCCAGTACCAGAGTCAGTTAAAGCAAATGCATTAATTGATGAAGCGAAATATCAAGAACTTTACCAATGGTCTATTGATGATCCCGCAGCGTTTTGGCAAGAGCAAGGCAAACGTTTAGATTGGATCACTCCTTTTTCTAAAGTAAAAAATACTTCTTTTGATACTGGTCATGTTGATATTCGTTGGTATGAAGATGGCCAATTAAATGTTTCCTATAACTGTATTGATCGCCATTTAAAAGATAAGGCAGATAAAGTCGCTCTTATTTGGGAAGGTGATAATCCAGAGCACGTCGCCCATATTACTTATCAAGAATTACACGATGAAGTCTGTAAACTGGCCAATGGTCTGAAAAAATTAGGCGTTAAAAAAGGTGATCGCGTAGCGATTTATATGCCGATGACCCCGCAAGCTGTGTATGCAATGCAAGCCTGTGCACGTATTGGTGCAATTCATTCTGTTGTTTTTGGTGGTTTCTCACCTTCAGCAATTGCCGATCGTATTCGCGATTCAGGTGCAAAAGTGGTGATTACTTCTGATCAAGGTCGTCGTGGTGGCAATGCTGTGCCACTTAAAGCGAATGTAGATGAAGCGGTATCACAAGCTACGGTGACCAGTGTTGAACACGTTATTGTGCATCAGCTTACCGGTGGCGAAGTTGAATGGTTTGAGCATGATATCTATTGGCATGATTTAGTGGCAGACCAAGCCACAAGCTGTGAGCCAGAAGTGATGGATGCAGAAGACCCATTATTTATCTTATATACCTCAGGTTCAACAGGCCAACCAAAAGGGGTTGTTCATACCACCGCTGGTTATTTAGTGTATACCTCGTTAACTCATGAATATGTTTTTGATTTAAAAGATAATGATGTTTATTGGTGTAGTGCCGATGTGGGTTGGGTTACAGGCCATAGTTACATTGTGTATGGCCCACTTGCTAACGGTTGTACTCAATTATTATTTGAAGGTGTGCCAACTTATCCAACCGCGGGGCGAATGGGTGAGATTGTTGATAAGCACCAAGTCACTATTTTATACACAGCACCAACCGCAATACGTGCATTGATGGCCAAAGGGGATGAGCCAACTGCAAGCTCAACACGTACTAGTTTACGTATTTTAGGTTCTGTGGGTGAGCCAATCAATCCTGAAGCGTGGACTTGGTATCACGATAAAATTGGTAATGGTCAATGCCCAATCGTCGATACTTGGTGGCAAACAGAAACTGGCGGCATGATGATCACGCCATTGCCTGGTGCAACTGCGATGAAACCCGGCTCTGCTACACGTCCATTTTTTGGCATCGTACCGGCGTTATTCGACGCTGAAGGTAATACATTATCAGGCGCTACAGAAGGCAACCTTGTTATTTTAGATAGCTGGCCTGCGCAAGCGCGAACTGTTTATGGCGATCACGAACGTTTTGAGCAAACGTATTTTTCTGCATATCCAGGTGTTTATTTCACAGGTGATGGTTGTCGTCGTGATGAAGATGATTATTACTGGATCACTGGTCGTGTTGATGATGTATTAAACGTATCAGGCCACCGCTTAGGCACTGCAGAGATTGAAAGTGCACTAGTAGCACATCCTGCGGTTGCAGAAGCGGCTGTCGTAGGTTATCCGCACGATATTAAAGGTCAGGGTATCTATGTTTACATTACGCCTAACGATGGCGTACAAGTCACTGAAGAGCTAACGAAAGAAGTGCGTAACTGGGTTCGTAAAGAGCTGAGCCCAATTGCATCACCTGACATGATCCAATGGTCACCAGGGTTGCCAAAAACACGTTCAGGTAAAATCATGCGCCGTATTCTTCGTAAGATTGCTGCAAATGAATACCAACAATTAGGCGATACTTCTACACTTGCAGATCCGAGTGTGGTTGAAGAGCTGATTGAGAATCGCCTCAATCGCTAAACTGTTGCACATCAGTAAGTACAACAAGTAAGATGTCGGCTGTTACCTGTTAGGATAACAGCCGATTTTATTAGGAGCAGACAATGAGCCAATTTTTGATCGCGGATGATCACCCTTTATTTCGGGAGGCCTTAAAAGGGGCGTTACAATCAGCGTTTTCAGATTTAGAAGTACTCGAATCAGATAATTTTGAGGCGACATTAGAGTTACTGAAACAATATGATGAACTTGATATTTTATTGTTAGATTTGCATATGCCGGGTAACGATGATTTATATGGCTTAATTCGTATCCGAGAAGATTATCCTGATTTACCTATCGTTGTTGTATCGGGCAGTGAAGAAATTCAGGTAGTGTCTAAAGTAATGGGTTATGGGGCGATGGGGTTCATTCCTAAGTCTTCTTCATCAACTGAAATTGCAGATGCAATTAGCCAAATATTAGAAGGTGACACTTGGTTACCGACAAAATTAAAAGATCAAGTGGCTGATTTAACTGGAGATGAAGTTGGGATCGCTACACAGATTGCATCTTTAACACCACAGCAATATAAGGTACTTAGTTATTTGCATGAAGGTTTATTAAACAAACAAATCGCCTACGAATTGCATATTTCAGAAGCCACAGTAAAAGCCCACATCACAGCGATTTTCAGAAAGCTAGGTGTTTATAACCGTACTCAAGCGGTATTAATTGCGTCAAAATTACAACTCGAACCACAAACTGACAGTAATTAATGATTGATTTTTGAGTGTTAGGCTAATTGTTTTATTAATCTAACACTCAAAGTAACAACCTTTATCGAAATACCACCGTTTTATTATCATTGATAAAAATACGATGCTCGCACGCTAGTTGCAGTGCACGGCAAAATACATTCTTTTCAACATCTCTGCCTAACTTAGCTAAATCAGAAGCGCCATTATCGTGTGTCACATGGATCACGTCTTGTGCAATGATAGGGCCTTCATCAAGCTCATCGGTAACAAAATGCGCCGTTGCTCCAATAATTTTAACGCCTCGTTGATAGGCTTGCTCATACGGTTTTGCACCAATAAATGCAGGTAAAAACGAGTGATGAATATTAATAATTTTACCGTTAAATTGCCGAACAAACTCAGGGGTTAAAATCCGCATGTATTTTGCCAGCCCAACTAAGTCAGGTTGGTAAGTTGCAATTTTAGCCGCCACTTGTGCATCGTGCTCATCACGGGTTAATCCTTCATGGCTAATAACATGAAATGGGACACCAAAACCCGTTACTAAAGGGGCTAAATCTGCATAATTGGCTATCACAGCTACAACTTCGATATTTAACGCATTTTCAAAGCATTTTAGTAAAACACCACCTAAACAATGGGCTTCTTTGGTCGCTAATAAAACAACTTTTAACTTATCTTGACCTTTTAAGCTGACATGGCTGTTAGGGGGTAAAATAGTGCGTAACTGAGTTAATAGGTCACTTTTTTCAAAATCACCTTCTAATTCTGTGCGCATAAAAAATCGTTGGTTCAAATTATCAACAAATTCATTATTTTTAATAATATTGAGCTGATGTTCAAAACATAGGCCAGTTATTTTTGCAATTAATCCTTTGGCATCAGGGCAGTCAGTTAATAATACTTTTTTCATGGTTCCTCATTCCCACTCATTAAACATGTATAACACATGCTATATCCTCTCAGTAAAATTCGAGTTTACTAAGTAAGGAGATACTTATCATTGAATCTTTTTTAGAGCAAGAAAATAAATGAGACCAGCTAAATTGAGCTTAAAATGGGCATAAAAAAACCGACTTAAAGTCGGTTTTTAGACAAAAGAAGAAAAGCAGTGTTACTTCACTCGCTCTTCAGCAACTAATAATAAGTGTGGTGACTTTTCTTTTATGGCTGCTAGGTTGTCACTCACTACTGATTTTGGTAACTGGCCAATAATAAACTCACCAGTGTTTAATGCTTTTGATGTTGCAGAGAATACTAAAATGTTTTCACCGTTACATTGTATTTTATCAAATACAGCACGAATTTTTAAATTATTATCTTTTAAGAATGAGCGTAAACGTGATTTATCATCAATTTGCGTATACTCACAAATGCGCACAGACATATCGTCTTCTGCTGCAACGTTAGCACTAAAAGTAGAAATTGAAACTAATGCAAATGCACTAAGACTAAGTAAAGTTTTCTTCATTGTTCGATCCCGTGAGTCGTATTGTTGCCATTATTTATTGCACAAATAGGTGCATTAATATGTACCTAAGCTGTTAATTTAAAAAACATTTTAGGTACATATTTGTTTGTTAAATACAGTTTAATTATTTTTAAATCTTTTGCACTAAATAACTAACAAAAAAAATAAAATAATACTTTAGTATTAACTCTTAGCGTTAAGTATTTAACATCCACTCTATTAGCGACTGTTATGATTTAACAGTGCTTTAAGCTTAGCAGGTTTTATCGGTTTGCTAAGATAATGAATGTTTTGTTCTTTTAGCTGTTGTTTTAGTGCTTGATCACGCACTGCTGTAATTAAAATAGCTGGAACCGATTTTTGCCAGATTTCACGTAAAGTTTTTATTAAAGTAATACCGTCACATTGTTCTGACAGTTGATAATCCATTAAAATGACATCGGGGGCTGCGCACTGTTGCGCATGATTCAAGCAATTTGCCACAGTTGAAAAAGCCTGATGGCGCACGCCCCATTTAGTTAATAATGTCGCCATTGCGATTAAATTATCTTCATCGTCATCAACCATAATGACATTGAGCGTTTCGCGCTGCTCAGAAA includes the following:
- a CDS encoding DcaP family trimeric outer membrane transporter, with protein sequence MKTITLTKKLSTIAVLSALSFGAQAASLDTTNVTYGGYVKLDAMWSDFSAGTISGGSIGRDFYVPVTTPVGPDAKNNDAVFDMHARQSRFFFDTDTKLDSGKSIKTKIELDFMVTAGGDERISNSYVPRLRQAYVTYDGWLFGQAWSNFQNVGALPETLDFVGPTEGTVFSRQTMVKYTTGNWSFSAENPESTVTVNGARIETDDASIPDLSARYTHNADWGQLVVAGLARQLKYNKADINATETSYGVSVSGKINLGKNNLKFMLTQGTGLGRYVGLNAANGAVLDGNDLDAIDSTSGFVGYQHHWSNKVRSTFVYSFLKADNNRDLAAVYGSPTKSSTSYSANLLYSPEKKLTFGVEYRHANREVESGADGDLNRLQFSAKYAF
- the folA gene encoding type 3 dihydrofolate reductase — its product is MIISMIAAMANNRIIGQNNQMPWHLPADLQHFKKVTLGKPVVMGRKTFESIGRPLPGRKNIVISRNTEFYAEGIFVVSTPEEAIEIAGEIDELMIIGGGHIYDVFLPRCQRLYLTFIELETDGDTQFPDYEKVGPWQVISSEKHQSDKSNPYDYTFVTYTK
- the rpmA gene encoding 50S ribosomal protein L27 — protein: MAHKKAAGSTRNGRDSESKRLGVKRFGGESVLAGSIIVRQRGTKFHAGANVGIGKDHTIFAKADGKVQFEHKGPLNRQYVNIVAE
- the purU gene encoding formyltetrahydrofolate deformylase — protein: MKKVLLTDCPDAKGLIAKITGLCFEHQLNIIKNNEFVDNLNQRFFMRTELEGDFEKSDLLTQLRTILPPNSHVSLKGQDKLKVVLLATKEAHCLGGVLLKCFENALNIEVVAVIANYADLAPLVTGFGVPFHVISHEGLTRDEHDAQVAAKIATYQPDLVGLAKYMRILTPEFVRQFNGKIINIHHSFLPAFIGAKPYEQAYQRGVKIIGATAHFVTDELDEGPIIAQDVIHVTHDNGASDLAKLGRDVEKNVFCRALQLACEHRIFINDNKTVVFR
- the cgtA gene encoding Obg family GTPase CgtA: MKFVDEVEVRAEAGDGGSGAVSFRREKFIPEGGPDGGDGGDGGSVYFEADENLNTLIDYQFERFHRAERGTNGRGAKCTGKKGDDLVLKVPVGTRVSDVETAESMGDLTRHGQRLLVAKGGFHGLGNTRFKSSTNRAPRQKTLGTKGEIRNLRLELLLLADVGLLGMPNAGKSTFIRSVSAAKPKVADYPFTTLVPNLGVVRPDVNKSFVIADIPGLIEGAADGAGLGIRFLKHLERCRVLLHIIDIMPADGSDPVENANAIVGELERYSPELASKPRWIVFNKIDLLPADEVDTLCSEIAAALDVQENIFKISAVSKLNTKELCFNVMDLLDSMPKDKFESEVQKEVEFKWDTYHQEVILDELDDDDDDWDEDDYDVEVVYQR
- a CDS encoding DUF3718 domain-containing protein, which encodes MKVTTIILFGAVVSSAVFMSTSVRAEDELVASICDYVAADDKNRLRKKLDDSRLKLRNVYDDILCGGNTLLRHAMSNNASNAGEFIVKQLPKQKLVDSGDFDWANANGHGGSAIAAAIKERAGL
- the acs gene encoding acetate--CoA ligase: MSQSVYPVPESVKANALIDEAKYQELYQWSIDDPAAFWQEQGKRLDWITPFSKVKNTSFDTGHVDIRWYEDGQLNVSYNCIDRHLKDKADKVALIWEGDNPEHVAHITYQELHDEVCKLANGLKKLGVKKGDRVAIYMPMTPQAVYAMQACARIGAIHSVVFGGFSPSAIADRIRDSGAKVVITSDQGRRGGNAVPLKANVDEAVSQATVTSVEHVIVHQLTGGEVEWFEHDIYWHDLVADQATSCEPEVMDAEDPLFILYTSGSTGQPKGVVHTTAGYLVYTSLTHEYVFDLKDNDVYWCSADVGWVTGHSYIVYGPLANGCTQLLFEGVPTYPTAGRMGEIVDKHQVTILYTAPTAIRALMAKGDEPTASSTRTSLRILGSVGEPINPEAWTWYHDKIGNGQCPIVDTWWQTETGGMMITPLPGATAMKPGSATRPFFGIVPALFDAEGNTLSGATEGNLVILDSWPAQARTVYGDHERFEQTYFSAYPGVYFTGDGCRRDEDDYYWITGRVDDVLNVSGHRLGTAEIESALVAHPAVAEAAVVGYPHDIKGQGIYVYITPNDGVQVTEELTKEVRNWVRKELSPIASPDMIQWSPGLPKTRSGKIMRRILRKIAANEYQQLGDTSTLADPSVVEELIENRLNR
- a CDS encoding DUF3718 domain-containing protein encodes the protein MKKTLLSLSAFALVSISTFSANVAAEDDMSVRICEYTQIDDKSRLRSFLKDNNLKIRAVFDKIQCNGENILVFSATSKALNTGEFIIGQLPKSVVSDNLAAIKEKSPHLLLVAEERVK
- a CDS encoding response regulator transcription factor codes for the protein MSQFLIADDHPLFREALKGALQSAFSDLEVLESDNFEATLELLKQYDELDILLLDLHMPGNDDLYGLIRIREDYPDLPIVVVSGSEEIQVVSKVMGYGAMGFIPKSSSSTEIADAISQILEGDTWLPTKLKDQVADLTGDEVGIATQIASLTPQQYKVLSYLHEGLLNKQIAYELHISEATVKAHITAIFRKLGVYNRTQAVLIASKLQLEPQTDSN